The Panicum hallii strain FIL2 chromosome 9, PHallii_v3.1, whole genome shotgun sequence genome has a window encoding:
- the LOC112875247 gene encoding serine/threonine-protein kinase AtPK2/AtPK19-like: MVSSEITSVTAARAQGPKLFRGKILLPGGPPDVVPSENVEFDFSDVFGPTAVHTPTEVNILTPGSPAPVADSSDEVYNDPDVIVKRSHSLVGPSSLVSQSLPFSKLTPHETEISLELSECSSKEKQISHVSLSDDELDDVKKENEGVGLDDFEVLKLVGQGAFGKVYQVRKKGTSEIYAMKVMRKDKVVEKNHAEYMKAERDILTKVDHPFVVQLRYSFQTKYRLYLVLDFINGGHLFFQLYQQGLFREELARIYTAEIVSAVAHLHANGIMHRDLKPENILLDADGHAMLTDFGVAKEFDENTRSNSMCGTVEYMAPEIVQGRGHDKAADWWSVGILLFEMLTGKPPFVGGNRDKIQQKIVKEKIKLPTYLSSEVHSLLKGLLNKEAGRRLGSGPDGSDEIKNHKWFKSINWKRLEARQIQPSFRPNVAGKTCIANFDECWTSMPVLDSPVASPVAANSNFVGFSYVRPAPFLQKPSPLG, from the exons ATGGTTTCCTCTGAGATAACCTCTGTTACAGCAGCTCGTGCACAGGGCCCCAAGCTTTTTAGAGGGAAGATACTTCTCCCAGGGGGGCCACCAGATGTTGTCCCTTCTGAAAATGTCGAGTTCGATTTTTCTGATGTTTTCGGACCTACTGCAGTCCATACTCCTACAGAAGTGAATATTCTCACTCCAGGCAGTCCAGCACCTGTGGCTGACTCCAGCGATGAGGTTTACAATGACCCTGATGTCATTGTCAAGCGATCTCATTCTCTTGTTGGTCCATCATCTCTTGTTAGCCAATCGTTGCCATTTAGCAAGCTTACGCCACACGAGACTGAGATCTCATTGGAACTTTCAGAATGCTCTTCCAAAGAAAAGCAAATTAGCCATGTGTCCCTTAgtgatgatgagcttgatgatgtcAAAAAGGAGAATGAGGGTGTTGGGCTCGATGATTTCGAAGTCTTGAAGCTTGTTGGCCAAGGTGCATTTGGCAAAGTCTATCAGGTGAGAAAGAAAGGTACTTCAGAAATATATGCAATGAAAGTTATGAGGAAGGACaaggttgtggagaagaatcaTGCCGAGTACATGAAAGCTGAGAGAGATATACTGACAAAAGTTGACCATCCTTTTGTAGTGCAGCTGAGGTACTCGTTTCAG ACAAAGTACCGACTTTACCTTGTCCTCGACTTCATAAATGGGGGCCATCTCTTCTTCCAGCTTTACCAACAGGGTTTATTTAG GGAGGAGCTTGCACGCATCTATACTGCTGAAATTGTATCTGCCGTAGCCCACCTCCATGCCAATGGTATTATGCATAGAGATTTGAAGCCTGAGAACATCTTACTCGATGCTGATGGTCAT GCCATGCTGACTGACTTTGGCGTGGCAAAGGAATTTGATGAAAACACTAGATCAAACTCTATGTGCGGTACTGTTGAGTACATGGCCCCAGAAATTGTTCAGGGCCGGGGGCATGATAAGGCTGCTGACTGGTGGAGCGTGGGGATCCTTCTTTTTGAAATGCTTACGGGCAAG CCACCATTTGTTGGTGGAAACAGAGACAAGATTCAGCAGAAGATAGTGAAGGAGAAGATAAAGCTGCCGACATATCTATCCAGTGAAGTTCACTCTCTGTTGAAAGGA TTACTGAACAAAGAAGCTGGCAGACGGCTGGGAAGTGGGCCAGATGGCAGTGATGAAATAAAGAACCACAAGTGGTTCAAGTCAATCAACTGGAAGAGACTGGAGGCCCGGCAGATCCAGCCAAGCTTCCGCCCAAATGTTGCTGGCAAGACCTGCATCGCGAACTTCGACGAGTGCTGGACGAGCATGCCCGTCCTGGACTCTCCAGTGGCCAGCCCAGTCGCAGCCAACAGCAACTTCGTGGGGTTCAGTTATGTGAGGCCTGCTCCATTCCTGCAAAAGCCAAGTCCTCTTGGCTGA